The following proteins come from a genomic window of Candidatus Saccharibacteria bacterium oral taxon 488:
- a CDS encoding bifunctional 5,10-methylenetetrahydrofolate dehydrogenase/5,10-methenyltetrahydrofolate cyclohydrolase, giving the protein MLICYNQTMKSLNGAELASFIKQRQAKQVRMLRQAHRIQPRLAIVTDSDNPVIATYMRLKQRYGADILIEVEICRVATRQLPETITALNQRDDVQGIIVQLPLAEPERTDQIVRLVAPEKDVDGLNSERTLFDPATPMAINWLLAGYSVELAGKRLAIVGRGRLVGAPLERMWRASGLDVTVFSRGDDLSRLHEYDVIVTATGVAGLIQPNMIRPGAVVVDAGTASEDGKIVGDVAPVNRTRTDIHLTPEKGGVGPLTVSALFDNVITACLRRVNIR; this is encoded by the coding sequence ATGCTGATTTGCTACAATCAAACAATGAAATCTCTCAATGGTGCAGAACTCGCGTCGTTTATCAAGCAGCGTCAGGCCAAGCAAGTGCGCATGCTCCGTCAAGCGCACCGCATTCAGCCGCGCCTCGCCATCGTCACCGATTCGGACAATCCGGTCATCGCTACCTACATGCGCCTCAAGCAGCGCTACGGTGCGGATATTTTGATTGAGGTAGAAATTTGTCGGGTGGCGACTCGTCAGCTACCGGAGACAATCACGGCGCTGAATCAACGTGATGACGTCCAAGGAATTATCGTCCAACTGCCGCTCGCTGAACCAGAGCGGACTGATCAAATTGTGCGGCTGGTGGCACCAGAAAAAGACGTCGATGGCCTTAATTCTGAGCGAACGCTGTTTGACCCGGCGACACCGATGGCCATCAATTGGCTATTGGCGGGCTATAGCGTGGAGCTGGCTGGTAAAAGGTTGGCTATTGTCGGGCGTGGGCGGCTGGTCGGTGCGCCGCTGGAGCGGATGTGGCGAGCGTCGGGGCTGGACGTAACGGTATTTAGTAGGGGTGATGATTTATCGCGACTACACGAATATGATGTCATCGTCACGGCAACTGGTGTGGCGGGATTGATCCAGCCGAATATGATCCGACCTGGTGCGGTGGTGGTTGATGCAGGAACCGCCTCGGAGGATGGTAAGATTGTTGGTGACGTGGCACCGGTGAATCGGACGCGCACCGATATTCACTTGACACCAGAAAAAGGCGGCGTCGGTCCGCTGACGGTGAGCGCATTGTTTGATAATGTCATTACGGCGTGCCTGCGCCGGGTCAATATCCGGTAG
- a CDS encoding ATP-dependent Clp protease ATP-binding subunit codes for MADEGFGMNEVRPEFRYHSLRAQKARFTARFGTVWHVLVVLVAVALGLGGVWLLIKHGPIGWLMIGLVGPLVMLSVWWQGDLKTMAVSARAETIDDVMAADVLGRLSQRPSPKEIALAVGQSRAGQFLGVRLGLTPNFLANIASDDPNNTPAVWQSALRIWRDTNSPKVTGAVLAAAIVEQFPNHDALLANLKIDFRDVLGGIMWYERLESLIEQFKQKPLHTGGIARDWSFGYTPLLSRFAQNLSLQVSGGTMISQLDAHQAALEQLMTIFGSNGRQNAALVGLDGAGKSTVVAAFAEMLIDGHKTVPSSLLYRQIFLLDASSLISAAAGRGELEGLVTQILNEAFLSKNVILCLDNAQLFFEEGVGSVDLSNLLLPILEAGRLRIILTMDSQRYLQISQRNAQLATALNTIVIEPSSPEETVWIMRDQLISLEHRHKVTYMYQAIAEAYRVGERYVQDVAMPGRALKVLEAAAHYASSGLVTAQSVDDAVEKTMGIKIATASTDDEREKLLNLEDLIHQRMINQTRAVSVISDAIRRARAGVRNPDRPIGTFLFLGPTGVGKTELSKALADIYFGGEGNLIRLDLNEFVRAEDVARLIADGANDPMSLTAQVQKRPFSVVLLDEIEKAHPQVLTTLLQLLDEGILRDEKNRDISFRDCLVIATSNAGAERIREYIERGYQLEQFEQTFINELINANLFRPEFLNRFDEIVLFRPLGKEELLQVVDLILTGINRTLAPQKIQVTVEEAGKKLLVDAGYDPRLGARPMRRVVQRAVENTVAKQLLAGSVAPGSTTIITAEQIRAVVGDVADGGSMVSPGTGAPPMSLGQ; via the coding sequence GTGGCAGATGAGGGTTTTGGCATGAACGAGGTGCGACCGGAGTTTCGTTATCACAGCTTGCGGGCGCAAAAGGCACGGTTCACGGCGCGGTTTGGTACAGTTTGGCATGTGCTAGTGGTACTCGTCGCCGTTGCATTGGGCCTGGGTGGCGTTTGGCTATTGATCAAGCACGGGCCGATTGGTTGGTTGATGATTGGTCTGGTGGGGCCATTGGTGATGCTCAGTGTGTGGTGGCAGGGCGATCTCAAGACGATGGCGGTGAGCGCGCGGGCGGAGACGATTGATGATGTGATGGCGGCGGATGTGCTGGGCCGCCTGAGCCAGCGGCCGTCACCGAAAGAAATTGCCCTGGCGGTTGGTCAGTCGCGGGCCGGGCAATTCCTCGGAGTGCGGTTGGGCCTTACGCCAAACTTTTTGGCGAATATTGCTTCGGATGATCCAAATAACACGCCGGCCGTGTGGCAATCAGCGCTGCGAATTTGGCGTGACACCAATAGCCCGAAGGTAACAGGTGCGGTGCTGGCGGCGGCGATTGTTGAGCAATTTCCGAATCATGACGCTCTGCTAGCAAATCTAAAAATTGATTTTCGTGATGTATTGGGTGGCATTATGTGGTATGAACGCCTCGAGTCATTGATCGAACAGTTCAAGCAAAAGCCGCTTCACACCGGCGGTATCGCTCGCGACTGGTCGTTTGGCTATACGCCGCTCTTGAGTCGGTTCGCTCAGAACCTCAGCCTGCAGGTGTCGGGCGGGACGATGATCTCGCAGCTGGACGCTCATCAGGCGGCGCTGGAGCAGCTGATGACAATTTTTGGCTCGAATGGCCGGCAAAATGCAGCGCTGGTCGGGCTTGATGGGGCTGGCAAAAGTACGGTCGTGGCGGCGTTCGCCGAGATGCTCATTGACGGACATAAAACCGTGCCGTCGTCGCTGCTCTATCGGCAGATTTTCCTGCTGGACGCCTCGTCGCTGATTTCGGCGGCGGCTGGTCGGGGCGAGCTGGAAGGACTGGTGACGCAGATTCTCAACGAAGCATTTTTATCAAAGAATGTGATTCTGTGCCTCGATAATGCCCAGCTGTTTTTCGAGGAGGGCGTCGGTTCGGTTGATCTGAGTAATTTGTTACTGCCGATTTTGGAGGCGGGCAGGCTGCGAATTATCTTGACCATGGATAGTCAGCGCTACTTGCAGATTTCTCAGCGCAACGCCCAGCTGGCAACGGCGCTCAATACCATCGTTATCGAGCCATCATCGCCCGAGGAGACGGTGTGGATTATGCGTGATCAGCTGATCAGCCTTGAGCATCGCCACAAAGTGACCTACATGTATCAAGCCATCGCTGAAGCCTACCGCGTCGGTGAGCGGTACGTCCAAGACGTGGCGATGCCGGGTCGGGCGCTCAAGGTGCTAGAAGCGGCAGCTCATTATGCGTCGTCCGGGCTGGTGACGGCTCAGTCGGTTGATGACGCGGTCGAAAAAACTATGGGTATCAAGATCGCGACTGCCTCGACTGACGACGAACGGGAAAAACTCTTGAACCTCGAAGACTTGATCCATCAGCGCATGATCAATCAAACGCGTGCCGTCAGCGTCATCTCTGATGCGATCCGGCGAGCACGTGCCGGTGTGCGTAACCCTGATCGGCCGATTGGTACGTTTTTGTTCCTGGGCCCAACTGGTGTCGGTAAAACCGAGCTGTCCAAGGCGCTGGCGGATATCTATTTTGGTGGCGAGGGCAACCTCATCCGGCTGGATCTCAACGAATTTGTGCGGGCCGAGGACGTGGCGCGGCTGATCGCTGATGGGGCGAACGATCCGATGAGCCTGACTGCCCAGGTACAGAAGCGACCATTCTCGGTGGTGTTGCTTGATGAAATTGAAAAGGCCCACCCGCAGGTACTCACGACGCTTCTGCAGTTACTAGACGAGGGAATTTTACGCGACGAAAAGAACCGCGACATTAGTTTTCGTGATTGCTTAGTCATTGCGACGTCGAACGCCGGGGCCGAGAGAATTCGTGAATACATCGAGCGTGGCTACCAGCTGGAGCAGTTTGAGCAAACATTTATCAATGAGCTGATTAACGCCAATCTATTTCGTCCGGAGTTTCTCAACCGGTTTGATGAAATCGTGCTATTTCGTCCTCTGGGTAAAGAAGAGCTGCTGCAGGTCGTTGATCTCATTTTGACTGGTATCAATCGAACGTTGGCACCACAAAAAATCCAAGTCACCGTCGAAGAGGCGGGCAAAAAATTATTGGTTGATGCTGGCTACGACCCGCGCCTCGGCGCTCGTCCGATGCGCCGCGTGGTGCAGCGAGCTGTCGAGAATACCGTCGCCAAGCAGCTACTCGCTGGCTCTGTCGCGCCGGGCTCAACGACGATTATCACGGCGGAGCAGATACGAGCGGTGGTCGGCGACGTAGCTGACGGCGGTAGTATGGTATCTCCAGGTACAGGTGCACCGCCGATGTCACTCGGACAGTAG
- a CDS encoding type II secretion system protein, protein MISSNKTKGFTLVELLIVIVVIAILAAISIVAYNGVTNKARDDERVADARDIINAAAVYNSENAHWPTISELGSFNTVKLSNQTKSRLGTVAPSAGDKNKYQYKLCGTAPNFTGAKVTYWKEVISSHEHHEKTVSSGSGC, encoded by the coding sequence ATGATTTCTTCAAACAAAACTAAAGGTTTCACATTGGTTGAGCTCTTGATCGTTATCGTGGTCATCGCTATCTTGGCTGCTATTTCGATTGTGGCGTACAATGGTGTGACAAATAAGGCTCGGGATGATGAGCGAGTGGCTGATGCACGAGATATTATTAACGCTGCTGCAGTGTACAACTCAGAGAATGCCCATTGGCCAACAATATCAGAGCTAGGATCATTCAACACGGTTAAACTTTCAAATCAGACAAAGAGTCGTCTTGGAACTGTGGCACCAAGTGCAGGTGATAAGAATAAATACCAATACAAGCTGTGCGGGACTGCTCCGAATTTCACTGGGGCGAAAGTCACTTACTGGAAGGAGGTCATTAGTAGTCATGAGCACCACGAGAAAACAGTAAGCAGTGGCAGCGGTTGCTAA
- a CDS encoding serine hydroxymethyltransferase, producing the protein MQDTQVADLIAAEIKRQQLGIEMIPSENYVSTSVLKALGSVFTNKYSEGYPGRRYYGGQENTDQIEQLAIDRAKQLFGADHANVQPHSGAQANEAVYYAWCEPGDTILAMDLAHGGHLTHGAPVTRSAREYTFVRYGIKDVETGEIDYEEIRRLALEHRPKIILAGFSAYPRELGYTKFAEIGNEVGAMLMADMSHIAGLIVGGVAKNPFDYGFHVITTTTHKTLRGPRGGLILSRGIASNPLKRPEKTLENLPTLIDRAVFPGTQGGPHMHTIAAKAVAFGEALRPEFTEYAQQIVKNAAVLADELKRGGLKLVTGGTSNHLVLADVYGSFGIDGKTAQERLEASGITANANAIPNDTLPPFRPSGLRLGTPAVTTRGMTEAEVKQIAEWIITAITADDPTEYAKIKQQTTSLAARFPLPYN; encoded by the coding sequence ATGCAAGATACACAGGTCGCCGATTTGATTGCGGCAGAAATAAAACGGCAGCAGTTGGGGATCGAAATGATCCCAAGCGAAAATTACGTTTCAACTAGTGTACTCAAGGCGCTGGGCAGCGTCTTTACCAACAAATATTCTGAAGGTTACCCCGGCCGGCGCTATTACGGCGGACAAGAAAACACCGACCAAATTGAACAGCTGGCGATTGACCGCGCTAAACAGCTATTCGGCGCTGATCACGCTAATGTTCAGCCGCACTCCGGCGCCCAGGCCAACGAGGCCGTATATTATGCGTGGTGCGAGCCGGGCGATACCATTCTGGCCATGGATTTGGCGCACGGCGGCCACTTAACGCACGGCGCGCCAGTCACCCGCTCAGCCCGCGAATATACCTTCGTCCGCTACGGCATCAAGGATGTCGAGACTGGCGAAATTGACTATGAAGAAATTCGCCGATTGGCGCTAGAACATCGGCCAAAAATCATCTTGGCGGGCTTCTCGGCCTATCCGCGCGAGCTAGGTTACACCAAGTTTGCCGAGATTGGCAACGAAGTTGGCGCCATGCTGATGGCAGATATGAGCCACATCGCTGGGCTGATCGTTGGCGGCGTGGCTAAAAATCCGTTTGACTATGGCTTTCACGTTATCACCACTACCACGCACAAAACCTTGCGCGGCCCGCGCGGCGGCTTGATTTTGTCGAGGGGCATAGCTAGCAATCCTTTGAAACGGCCAGAAAAAACCTTGGAAAACTTGCCAACGCTGATCGACCGGGCGGTCTTCCCTGGCACGCAAGGCGGCCCACACATGCACACCATCGCCGCCAAGGCAGTGGCCTTTGGCGAGGCGCTCCGCCCAGAGTTCACGGAATACGCCCAGCAAATCGTAAAGAATGCGGCCGTGCTGGCAGATGAATTGAAACGCGGCGGCTTGAAATTAGTGACAGGCGGCACCAGCAACCATCTGGTGTTGGCAGATGTCTATGGTAGCTTCGGCATTGACGGCAAGACTGCTCAGGAGCGATTGGAGGCCAGTGGCATCACCGCCAACGCCAATGCTATACCGAACGACACCCTACCGCCATTCCGTCCAAGCGGCCTGCGCCTCGGTACGCCAGCGGTGACGACGCGCGGCATGACGGAGGCGGAAGTCAAACAGATTGCCGAGTGGATTATTACAGCGATAACCGCAGATGACCCGACAGAATACGCAAAAATTAAGCAACAAACTACTAGCCTTGCGGCGCGTTTTCCGCTACCATATAACTAA
- a CDS encoding response regulator: MVKIAIIEDDATISQMYRMKFEADGFDVRLASNGIIGVRLIESFRPDIILLDIQMPEMDGAEALQHIRSHTWGKTIPVIVLTNLGEEEAPREMRSLGIQGYIVKANLTPRQVVAQVKSVITKP; encoded by the coding sequence ATGGTTAAAATTGCTATCATTGAAGATGATGCCACAATCAGTCAGATGTACCGAATGAAGTTCGAGGCGGACGGATTTGACGTGCGGCTAGCCAGTAATGGGATTATCGGCGTCAGGTTAATTGAATCATTCCGCCCAGATATCATTCTGCTTGATATCCAAATGCCAGAAATGGATGGAGCTGAGGCCCTGCAACATATTCGGTCACACACATGGGGCAAGACAATACCGGTTATCGTACTGACCAACCTCGGCGAAGAAGAAGCTCCGCGCGAGATGCGCTCACTCGGCATCCAAGGCTACATCGTCAAGGCCAACCTCACCCCGCGCCAAGTTGTCGCCCAGGTCAAATCAGTCATTACAAAGCCGTGA
- a CDS encoding UDP-N-acetylglucosamine 1-carboxyvinyltransferase — protein sequence MSMNDYLQKIGVIITENRNRKGLTQTQLAEAIGTSQSAINRIENGGQNISVEMLMRISDVLNCDIVTLNHSGKMNFRVHGGKKLSGDISVKTSKNAAVGLLCASLLNRGKTTLRHVARIEEVNRIIEVLNSIGVRTRWLRKNDLEIIPPARLRLEDMDIAAAKRTRTVIMFLGPLLHQYHDFQLPFAGGCNLGKRTVEPHLSGLKHFGMQVAAEGGYYHARVEPTTGDRIILLTERGDTVTENVIMAAALSPDTTIIRNASPNYMVQDVCFFLQKLGVTIEGIGTTTLKITGRSHINTTVDYYPSEDPIEAMSFIAAAVVTDSEITVRRAPIEFLEIELATLAEMGLQYELSEEYAANNGRTRLVDITLKHSKLVAPKDKIHALPFPGINMDNLPFLGLIATVAKGRTLVHDWSYENRAIYFTELSKLNAQIELVDPHRVYITGPTRWKPADVVAPPALRPSVVVLLAMLAAPGVSILRDVYSINRGYEELAQRLNSLGAEIEVITE from the coding sequence ATGAGCATGAATGACTATCTCCAAAAAATCGGCGTTATTATCACCGAAAATCGTAATCGTAAAGGCCTCACCCAGACACAGCTAGCTGAGGCCATTGGTACATCACAAAGTGCCATTAACCGTATCGAGAACGGCGGTCAGAATATTAGCGTCGAGATGCTAATGAGGATTAGCGATGTACTCAATTGTGATATCGTTACGCTCAATCACTCAGGCAAGATGAACTTTCGGGTGCATGGCGGTAAAAAACTTTCTGGTGATATATCGGTCAAAACGAGCAAGAATGCAGCCGTGGGGCTGCTCTGCGCTAGCTTGCTCAACAGGGGAAAAACGACCTTGCGTCATGTGGCACGTATCGAGGAGGTTAACCGGATCATCGAGGTACTCAACTCGATTGGTGTCAGGACCCGCTGGCTGCGAAAGAACGACCTGGAGATTATACCACCTGCGCGGCTGAGGCTGGAGGATATGGATATCGCTGCCGCTAAACGCACGCGTACCGTGATCATGTTCCTTGGCCCGCTGCTTCATCAATATCATGATTTTCAGTTGCCATTTGCTGGTGGCTGTAATCTCGGCAAGCGCACGGTGGAGCCACATCTGTCGGGTCTGAAGCATTTTGGGATGCAGGTAGCGGCCGAAGGTGGGTACTATCATGCGCGCGTCGAGCCGACAACGGGCGATCGGATAATTTTATTGACTGAACGCGGCGACACGGTGACGGAAAACGTTATCATGGCGGCGGCTCTGTCACCAGACACCACCATCATCCGCAACGCCAGCCCGAACTACATGGTGCAGGATGTGTGTTTCTTCTTGCAGAAATTGGGCGTGACCATTGAAGGAATTGGTACAACGACGCTAAAAATCACGGGCCGGTCGCACATCAATACGACAGTCGATTATTACCCGTCTGAAGACCCGATCGAGGCGATGAGCTTTATCGCGGCGGCCGTGGTGACTGATTCAGAAATCACGGTGCGCCGGGCACCAATTGAGTTTTTGGAAATTGAGCTGGCAACATTGGCTGAGATGGGTTTGCAATATGAGTTAAGTGAGGAGTATGCAGCCAACAACGGTCGTACTCGCTTGGTGGATATCACGCTGAAACACTCCAAGTTGGTTGCGCCAAAGGACAAGATTCACGCGCTGCCGTTTCCGGGGATTAATATGGACAACCTGCCGTTCTTGGGGCTGATTGCGACCGTCGCTAAAGGCCGGACATTGGTGCACGACTGGAGTTACGAGAACCGAGCGATTTATTTCACCGAGCTGAGTAAATTGAATGCGCAGATCGAGCTGGTTGATCCGCATCGGGTGTATATCACTGGCCCGACCAGGTGGAAGCCCGCTGATGTTGTGGCACCGCCAGCGCTGCGGCCGTCGGTTGTGGTGCTGCTCGCCATGTTAGCGGCGCCGGGCGTGTCAATCCTGCGCGATGTGTATTCAATCAATCGCGGCTACGAGGAACTAGCACAGCGGCTCAATTCACTGGGTGCAGAGATTGAAGTTATCACCGAGTAG
- a CDS encoding prepilin-type N-terminal cleavage/methylation domain-containing protein translates to MHISEYDGGMKGRGFTLVELIIAIAVMAILLVLATLSFRNYQAAARDKEREADVLALQNYLESVYPREIRDSAGNVIKPAGGYPAYVSGASGAGKMTAVQFAAAFDELGGAAKTGPLDRERLISAINGTFGVNPITNVGQLFAKKDDYENTKITNYPNGAYVYIAGVYGGVCDEIGTACRRYTIFYHLETKEPGKWQVLNSKRL, encoded by the coding sequence ATGCATATTTCCGAGTATGATGGGGGTATGAAGGGACGGGGGTTTACGCTAGTCGAGCTGATCATTGCTATTGCCGTCATGGCGATTTTGCTGGTGCTTGCGACATTAAGTTTTCGTAATTATCAGGCGGCGGCACGCGATAAGGAACGTGAGGCCGATGTACTAGCCTTGCAGAACTACCTCGAGAGCGTCTATCCACGGGAAATTCGTGACAGTGCCGGTAACGTCATCAAGCCTGCTGGCGGCTATCCGGCGTACGTTTCTGGCGCCAGCGGTGCTGGCAAGATGACTGCGGTGCAGTTTGCAGCGGCGTTTGACGAACTGGGTGGTGCCGCCAAGACTGGCCCGCTGGATCGAGAACGCCTCATATCGGCGATTAACGGTACATTCGGTGTTAATCCGATCACTAACGTGGGTCAGCTGTTTGCCAAGAAGGATGATTACGAAAACACCAAGATTACTAATTATCCGAACGGTGCGTACGTCTACATTGCTGGGGTTTACGGTGGCGTGTGTGACGAGATAGGTACGGCCTGTCGGCGCTATACGATTTTTTATCATTTAGAAACAAAGGAGCCGGGTAAATGGCAAGTACTCAACAGCAAACGTCTCTAA
- the murB gene encoding UDP-N-acetylmuramate dehydrogenase — MEIRTEIPLQQYTTMRLGGKARFMASATSVNEVRELYKSAKVQGIPIFVLGGGSNVIARDEGFEGAVLLNRIKGFEVLTDDGQTATIKVGAGEIWDEIVKRTVAMGLSGIEAMSAIPGTAGAAPVQNVGAYGQEVADVLTELEAYDSLADRVVTLDAAECGFSYRHSIFRGEASGRYCILSITIKLHCAAPKPPFYAGLQRYLTNMNITTFTPQVIRDAVMAIRFDKLPDPTERPNAGSFFKNALIESWQLNELREQYPDAPSYDMPDGRHKVPTGWLIEQAGLKGALLHGMRVHDKNALVLINESATSYHDLAAARDAIIQAVYDKFHIQIQQEPLEI; from the coding sequence ATGGAGATACGAACAGAGATTCCGTTGCAACAATATACGACAATGCGCCTCGGTGGCAAGGCGCGCTTTATGGCATCGGCGACGTCGGTGAATGAAGTCAGAGAGTTATATAAAAGTGCCAAGGTGCAGGGTATCCCAATTTTTGTCTTGGGTGGCGGTAGTAATGTCATCGCTCGCGACGAAGGGTTTGAGGGGGCGGTGCTACTCAATCGGATTAAGGGATTTGAAGTGCTAACTGATGATGGCCAGACGGCAACGATCAAGGTTGGTGCGGGTGAAATATGGGACGAGATAGTCAAGCGTACGGTCGCCATGGGCCTGAGTGGTATCGAGGCGATGTCGGCCATCCCTGGGACAGCTGGCGCCGCGCCGGTGCAGAACGTTGGTGCGTATGGCCAGGAAGTCGCTGATGTGCTTACTGAGCTAGAGGCATACGATTCGCTGGCTGACCGGGTGGTGACCTTAGACGCAGCGGAGTGCGGATTTTCGTATCGGCATAGTATTTTTCGCGGTGAGGCGAGCGGCCGCTACTGCATTCTCTCAATTACCATCAAGCTCCATTGCGCAGCACCGAAACCGCCGTTTTACGCTGGTCTACAACGGTATTTGACCAACATGAACATCACGACCTTTACGCCGCAGGTGATCCGTGACGCGGTTATGGCGATTCGGTTTGATAAGCTGCCCGATCCGACCGAGCGACCCAACGCTGGTTCATTCTTCAAGAACGCGCTGATCGAATCATGGCAGCTGAATGAACTTCGTGAACAGTATCCGGATGCGCCGTCCTATGACATGCCGGACGGCCGACACAAGGTGCCGACGGGCTGGCTGATTGAGCAAGCTGGGCTCAAGGGGGCGCTACTACACGGTATGCGGGTACATGATAAAAACGCACTGGTATTGATCAATGAGTCGGCGACCAGCTACCACGATCTGGCGGCGGCACGTGACGCCATCATCCAGGCAGTCTACGATAAGTTCCACATCCAGATCCAGCAAGAACCGTTGGAAATTTGA
- a CDS encoding type II secretion system protein, with protein MISSNKTKGFTLVELLIVIVVIAILAAISIVAYNGVTNKARDDERASDARSILNAAASYNADNDKWPTVEEVVKYQTIKLSEKAITGLGGSASPVTPAPEPDDTHKHLFGFAHCMDGTAVSGVKVTYWKDVLGNGETNHKIVMKTGKCS; from the coding sequence ATGATTTCTTCAAACAAAACTAAAGGTTTCACATTGGTTGAGCTCTTGATCGTTATCGTGGTCATCGCTATCTTGGCTGCTATTTCGATTGTGGCGTACAATGGTGTGACAAATAAGGCTCGGGATGATGAGCGGGCTTCAGACGCAAGGAGCATCCTGAATGCAGCGGCTTCGTATAATGCAGATAACGATAAGTGGCCAACCGTCGAAGAAGTAGTGAAGTACCAGACCATTAAACTTTCCGAGAAAGCGATAACCGGTCTTGGTGGTTCGGCAAGCCCGGTTACACCAGCGCCAGAACCAGATGATACTCATAAACATCTCTTTGGCTTTGCGCACTGCATGGATGGTACTGCCGTATCTGGTGTCAAAGTTACCTACTGGAAAGATGTTTTGGGTAATGGTGAGACCAACCACAAGATTGTCATGAAGACTGGTAAGTGCTCATAA
- a CDS encoding prepilin-type N-terminal cleavage/methylation domain-containing protein produces the protein MASTQQQTSLKHAGGFTVVELMITLIIAGIFIMSGYQLYGAVLARNTEARRTSEAASIGYSILRERGLYKTVSEVCGSGAVKTEQVTPPTTPILPSPVRARVEYCKVPNSVAVIRVAVIITYGTPAQEVVHATYISG, from the coding sequence ATGGCAAGTACTCAACAGCAAACGTCTCTAAAGCATGCGGGCGGTTTCACCGTTGTCGAACTGATGATCACCTTGATTATCGCCGGGATCTTTATAATGAGTGGTTACCAACTGTACGGGGCGGTGTTGGCGCGCAATACTGAGGCTCGCCGTACGTCGGAGGCCGCTAGTATCGGATACAGCATTCTGCGTGAACGCGGCCTATACAAAACGGTGTCCGAGGTTTGCGGTAGTGGTGCGGTCAAGACTGAACAGGTGACGCCACCAACCACACCGATACTACCGAGTCCGGTTCGTGCCCGAGTCGAGTATTGTAAAGTGCCAAACAGCGTCGCAGTGATTCGCGTCGCAGTGATTATTACTTATGGAACGCCAGCGCAGGAGGTGGTGCATGCGACGTACATTTCGGGCTAA